In Caldisericia bacterium, the sequence TGAATTGGCCAAAAAGGATATGGGAAAATAATAATCAACTTTTTAAGGGGTGCAACTTTGCACCCCTTTTTATTTTATGGAGGCTAAAATGAGAAAATATTCGATTGAAGAGATTTTATCGTCTATAATTCTTGCAATAATGGCTATTATTGCGTTTATAAATGTGTTAAGTAGATATTTATTTAAATTATCTATTGCAGCAACTGAAGAACTCGAAGTAAATTTTTTTGTTTGGTTAACAGTTATAGGTATAGCATTAGCATTTGAAAAAGATTCGCATCTTAATATGACGATTGTGTTTAACAAATTTCCAAAATTGATGAAAAAAATTTCTATTTTAATTTCATCTTTTCTTTCAATGGTTTTATTTGGAATAGTCAACTATTTTGCAATTAGAGAAATTTATATGGACTTAACTCTTTTTCATATGAGAAGCGAAGCACTCAATATCCCTAATTGGATATATGTAATTGGTATTCCAATTTTTTCAATATTTGTATTTAAAAAAATTATTACATCAACAATTAAAAAAATTAAGGAATTAAAATAGGGAGGAGATAAATGTTTGCTGCATTATTATTATTTGGTATTTTTTTCATTCTAATAATTCTTGGTGCTCCTATTGGTACATCAATTGGAATAGCAGGAGTTCTTGGAACAGTTTACTATAAATTAGGTATTACAATGATATCTAGAAATTTTGCTTCTGGTATTGCTAAATTTCCATTAATTGCAATTCCATTTTTTGTTCTTGCTGGAGTTTTAATGTCAAAAGGAGGACTTGCCAAAAAAATATCAGATTTCATAATACTTGTAGTAGGACGTTCTGTTGGAGGTCTTGCTATTGCAGCAGTTGTTACTGCAACTTTTTGGGGTGCAATTTCTGGTTCAGGTCCTGCAACAGCAGCAGCAATTGGTTTAATTTTTATACCTGCAATGATAAAACAAGGATATGGTGATTTATTTTCAGCAGCAGTTGTTGCCGCAGCAAGTGGTCTTGCAATAATTATTCCACCTTCAATTGCATTTATTGTATATGGTAATATAACAGGTGTTTCAGTTGCTGCGATTTTTCTAGGTGGAATTTTACCTGGTTTAGTAGTTTCTGGAACTTTAATTGTTATAACTTATTTAATTTCAAAAAGAAGAAATTATAGAGGAACAGAAAAAAGAGGAACTACAAAAGAAATTTTAATTGCATTAAAAGACGCAATATGGGCAATTTTAGCTCCTGTAATTATTCTTGGATCAATTTATGCTGGTGTTGCAACTCCAACAGAAGCAGCTGTTATTTCTGTCTTTTATTCTTTGTTTGTGGGTATTTTTGTATACAAATCATTAAATTTAAAAACATTAATTGAATCACTAATAGAAACTTCAATAACATCAGCAGTTGTTATGTTTGTTGTTACATTCGCAGGAATTTTTTCAATAGCAGAAGCAAGACTAGGTATACTTGATTTAGCTGCAAAAGGTGTAATTAATATTTCAAAAAATCCTATTATATTTTTATTACTTGTTGATATAGTATTTCTAATAGCTGGTTTCTTTTTAGATGCTATTTCAATTATGTATGTTGTTATGCCAATTTTCTTACCTGTTTTAAAATCTTTTGGTGTTGATCCTTTATTTTTTGGAGTAGCAGTAACTGTTGCATGTGCAATAGGCCAAATAACACCTCCAGTTGCAGTTAATCTTTATGTAACTGCAAATTTAGTAAAAAAACCTTTAGATCAAGTAGCAAAAGAGATATGGCCATTCGTTTTATTTACAATTGTTGGTCTTTTGATTGTCACATATGCTCCAAAACTTTCGCTTTTAATACCTATTGCTTCTAAACTTTATGTGCCTTGATATTTTTTAAAATCTTCAATTGCTTTTTGAGTTAATGGATTTTCAAATATTTCATCAAAGATATTTTTAGGGATAGTTATTGCATCACTTCCATTTTTAACTACATCCTCTACCTCTTTTGAACTTCTAAAACTTGCAGAAAGTATTTTTATGTTTAATCCATTTTCTTTTATTATAATTTTTGAATCTTTAACTATACTAATAGGGTCTCCCCCATATCTTCCAATTCTATTTATATATGGAATTAAATAAAGAGGCTCATATTTTAAAGAGAAAATTATTTGTGAAAGAGAAAAAATTGATGTTATTGAAAATGGAATATTCTCTTTTTTAAATAGGGGCAAACTTTTTAATCCTTCTTTGGAAAATGGAATTTTTAATACTAAACCTTCAGGGTAAATTAAATAATATGTTTTTCCTTCTTCATAAATTTTTAGATAATCTTCTTCTAAAGTTTGTACAAAAACTTTTAAATTTAAATTTTTACATAAATTAATAACTTCTTTTATTGAAATTTTTTCTTTTCCTAATAAAGTTGGATTTGTTGTAACACCAGAAATAAGTTTAGTCGAGTTTATCTCTTCAATTTCTCGCAAATTAGCGCTATCTAAAAATATTTCCATATTTGATAAAATTATAATACATTGTCTTAAGGAGGTAAAGATATGAAGTTAAAAGATATTTACAAACTGTTTATAGAATTAGGAATTAAATATGACCCAAGAGGTAAAGATGAGGTTTTAAAACTTATTGAAGAGAGAAAAAAGGAGTTTGAAAAACTTGAAGAAAAAGAAAAAGAGTTTTTTGATTTAGATTCTTTATTTAATCCATATGGAGATACAAGAATTCTTTATGGCACAGGTGATGAAGAAATACAAAGTTTAATTGCAGGAATTGATATTGATAGTGCTGAAGTTATGCTTGGTAAAAATTTGAATTTTGATCTTGTTCTTGCTCATCATCCAAGAGGAATTGGTTTGCTTAATCTTCCAGATGTTATGAGATTACAAGAAGATGCTTTAATTCACCATGGAATTCCAATTAATATTGGACAAAAATTAATGGCTAAAAGAATTTCTGAGGTTGATAGAGCATTAACCCCACAAAATGCATATAGAGCTATAGATACCGCAAGACTTTTAAACTTACCATTTATGTGTGTACATACTCCTTCAGACAATGCTGTTCATTCATATTTAACAAATATATTTGAAAAAGAAAAACCAAAATATTTAAAAGATGTAATAGAGGTTCTTTTAACAATTCCAGAATATAGAGAGGCAAAAAAACTTGGTTTTGGTCCAAAAATTTTCAGTGGAGACCTTAAGAGTAAGGCAGGTAAAATTGTCGTAGATATGACTGGTGGAACAGAAGGTGCTAAAGAACTTATGAAGAAATTTTCTGATGCTGGAATTGGAACAATAATTGGAATGCATTTCTCTGAGGAACATAGAAAAGAAGCAGAAGAAGCATTAATAAATCTTGTTGTCGCTGGTCATATGTCATCTGATTCTTTAGGTTTAAATCTTCTTCTTGATGAATTAGAGAAAAAGGGTATTAAAATTGAAACTTTTTCTGGATTAATAAGAGTTAAAAGAATATAAAAAAAGGGGTGCGGTATTTACCGCACCCATAAAATTTTCTACTTTATATACAAATTAAAATTCAGTTTTTCCAGTAAAATTAAATTCTTTTACTCTAATATAGGGAACAACACTAACATGAGCTCCGCCTTTTTGAACTTTTCTTTCTTTTGAAATTTCAACTACATTGTTCATTAGTTCAACCATATTTTGTGTGAATCTCATATTTTTAACTGGGGTAGTTATCTTTCCATCTTCAATTAAAAATGTTCCATCTCTTGTCATTCCAGTTATTATTACTCTTTTTGGATCTAGAGGATTAGTATAATGAAATCTAGAAACAAAAACTCCTTTTTTTACATTTTTTATCATGTCTTCAACATTACTTTCTCCTTCTTTCATAAATAGATTTAATGCAAAAGGTCCTATAGAATTTGGTTGAGGGAGAGAGTGTCCTGTATTTTCTTTTCCATATTTGAAAGCATGATATGAATCATACACAACTCCTTTTGCTATACCATTTTCTATTAAATTGACTCTTTTTTTAGAAACGCCCTCAAAATCAAAAACAATAGGTGCACCAGATGGATCTAAACCATCATCCCAAATTGTAATATTTTCTCCAAAAACTTTTTCACCCAATTTTCCACTCATAAAACTTGTATCTTGATGAAATGATTTTGCTCCAAATGAAAGATAAGCAAAAAAGAAAAGTATATCTTCTACTGCATATGGAGTTAGTATTACTTCATACTTATTAGGCTCTAAGTCAATTGGATTTTTTCCCATTAAAACTCTATAAATTACTTCTTCAGCAAGATCAATTTCATTTAATTCTGAAAATCTCAATGCAAATCTATCTCCATAACCAGAAGAGTTTTCACTCATTATAACAGTTGAAAATGTTATTGAAGAATAAGGTGAATAAGCTTCAATTCCTCTTGAATTTAAGATAGCATACTCTTCTAAATCTAAAGACAAAGCACCTGATGCAATTAAATTATATTTTTCTGAAAGTTTTACAAGATTTGAAACTTTATTTGCAAGATCTTCAGGATTAACTTTTAAATTTTCTTCATAAAAAGTTTTAATTTCAATATAATTATCTTTTTCAGGTAATTTTACAAAATCTGGGTCTTCTTTCGAGTATTCTGCTATTTCTTCTGCGTCTTTGACTGCTTTAATTACACCCTCTTCTGTTAGATTGTTTGTTTCAACAAATCCAATTTTTTTATTTTTAATAACTCTTACTCTAATTTGAGAATTTGTTTCTTTCACATTTTGATGAATTGTATTGTTAGCAAATCTTGTTAAAGTTGACTCTTTGCCAAGATAAAGAAGTTCAATCTCATCTACTTTCGATACATCAATTCCCTTTCTTAAAATTTTTATAATTTCATCTTTTCCTCTCATCTTATCACCCCTACTCTTACATTTCTAAATCTTGCAGGTGATGTTCCATGAGATACCTGCATAATTTGAGTGGGTTCACCTTTTCCACAATTTGGTAAACCCCAAACATGCCAAAGGTCTTTGTTTCCAATTCCATCACATGATCTCCAAAATTCATAAGTTATTCCTGTATATGTTGGATTTTTTATCATTTCGCCAAGTTTACCATCTTTAATTTCCCATCCAATTTCACATCCAAATTGAAAGTTAAGTCTCTTATCATCTATCGACCAACTTTTATTAGTCTCAACATAAATTCCTTCTTTGATACCACCAATTAACTCCTCAAAAGAAAGATTACCAGGTTCAAGATTTATTGAGGTCATTCTAATAAGTGGAATTCTATTCCATCCATCTGCTCTCATGGCACCTATTGGCTTTAGACCAACTTTGTGAGCAGTTTCTCTTGAAGTAAGATATCCAACAAAAATACCATCTTTCACAAGATAAACTCTCTGAGCTGGCACTCCTTCATCATCATATTTAAAACCACCAAGTGCGTATGGTGTTGTAGCATCAGCTGTAATATTAACTATTTTAGAACCATATTGAAATTTTCCTAATTTTTCAGGAGTTAAAAATGAAGTCCCTGCATATGAAGCTTCCATTCCAAAGACTCTATCAAGTTCAGCAGGATGTCCTAATGATTCGTGAACTTGAAGAGCCATTTGATCTCCACTAATAACAATATCCATATAACCCTGAGGACATGGTTTTGCATTAAGTAAATCTACACTTTGTTTCGCAATTCTTTCACTATTTTCAATTAGTTTCAATTCTTCAATAAATTCATAGCCTTTTCTTGAAAAATCACCACCTAAAGATGCTGGGTAACTCCTTCTTTGGACTTCTCCTGTATCTCCTATTGCATATGCTTCTATGCCTGCACCAGAAACTATTCTTTCTTGAAAAATATATGAACCCTCTGTTGATGCAAAATATTTATTTTGTTTTAAGAAGTACAAACTCCCCCTTCTTATTTTTACCGCTTTAAATTGAGACATAATTTTGTCACATTCTAGAAGAAGCGCAAGTTTTTTGTCAAGTGATATAGAAAATGGATCTAGTTTATAATTTTCATGATATTCATCTTCAAAAATGTCAACTGGTGATAGAATAACATCTTCTTTTTTTACAATTTGTGAAGCTTTAGCAATACTAATTGCTTCATCTAATACTTTTATCATCTCATATTTATCAATTTTCGATGAAGAAGAAAAACCCCATGAACCATTAAGTAAAACCCTTATACCAAAACCTTTTGAAATCGATTTACCAATTCCTTGTACTGTTCCATTTTCAGTGTCAATTGTTTCAACTTCATCCTCAATCACTCTTACATCTCCATAATTTACCCCTCTTTTTTTAGCCTCTTCCATAATCCATCTTACTTCATCCTTCATAAATCCTCCTTTATTTAAATGTTAAACTCAATAACCTCTTTATTCTCTCTTCAATCGGTGGATGAGTCGCAAAAAGTTTTTCTCCTGAAAATGGACTCCTTATAAATAGATGAGCTGTTGCTTCAGAAGGATTTTTCATAGGTTTTTGATATTCGCTTAATTTTTTTAAAGCACTTGCAAGCCCATATGGATTTCTTATTATATATGCACCATCAGCATCTGCAAGAAACTCTCTCTGTCTTGAAATTGCTGCTCTTATTAATGCAACAAGAATAGGAGATACAATAGCTAAAATTATGGCAATTACCATAAAAATTGCATTGCCTCCCTCTTTTTCTCTTTTACGTGTACCTCCTCCAAAGAAAAAGACACTTCTTAAAAAAATATCTCTCAATAAAACAATCAACCCAACAACAATTCCAATAACAGTCATTAGTAATATATCATAATTTCTTATATGTGAAATTTCATGTGAAATAACTCCTTGAAGTTCTTCTCTATTCATCATTTCAAGAAGACCAGTTGTAACGCAAATAGAAGCATTTTGAGGGTTTCTACCAGTTGCAAAAGCATTAGGTTGTTGTTCATTCATAATATATACTTTTGGTTTAGGAATTCCTGCAGCAATTGCAACCTCCTCAACTACATTATGAAGAACATAAAACTTATCTCTATCTGCAGGAGTTGCTCCAACAGAAAGAAGAGCTATTTTATCAGAATTGTAATAAACCACCAAATTGTAAAAGATTATGAATATTGCTATTAAAATTAATCCAGATATTCCCCATTCAAGTGCATAAACAAATAGATATCCTATGAGAAATAAAATAATTGAAAATATAATCAAAAAGAAAGTTGTTCTTCTTTTATTCTCTGCTATTAATTCATAAAGAGTTTTTTTCATAAATTAAAAACTAACTCTTATTGGTCCCCTTTCTTCTTCTGGCACAGGATAATATTCAGCAGGAGTTAAGCCCATGATTCTTGCCACAAATACTGCTGGAATTCTTTCTTGAGCTGCATTAAAATTCATAACAATATCATTATAGAATTGTCTTGAAAATGCAATTTTGTTTTCTGTATTTGTTAATTCCTCTTGAAGTTTTAAAAAATTTTCATTTGCTTTAAGTTCTGGGTAATTTTCTGCAACTGCAAATAGAGTTTTTAAAGCTCCAGTCAACTGATTGTTTGCCTCACCTATATCTTTAATTGAACCTGCACTCATTGCTCTGGTTCTTAAATCAGTTACTCTTTCAAAAACTTCTCTTTCATGTTTAGCATAACCTTTTACTGTTTCAACTAAATTTGGAATTAAATCATATCTTCTTTTAAGTTGAACATCTATCTGAGCCCATGCATTTTTAACCCTATTTTTTAAGGTTATAAACATGTTGTAAGTGCCTATGAACCAAAAGAGAGCAATCAGCACTACTCCTAAAATGATCCATCCAAACATTATTCACCTCCAATTTTTTTAATTATACTATTTTTAAATATTTTTGTTATAGATAAAAAGTAAATAAAGTGATACTATTATACCAACTATTGAAAAAATTAAGATAAATAGTGGGAAGGAATTTAATTTTTTATCAATTAAATATCCTAATAAACCTAACCCTAAAGTTGTTAATAAAAAAATAAAAATAACTTCAAATACTATTTGTAAAAAACTCTTATTTTTCATCCTTTAGTTAATTATATAAAAATAATGATATAATAGTTTAAAGATGAAAGGAAAAAGTTTTATACATAAAAATGCAATTAGAGATATAGCAATTCTTTCTGCTTTAAGATGTTATGGCATTGTTGGTATGGCACCTATAAATCTTATTCAGAAAATTGAAAAAGCGCTAGGCTCAAGCGAAGCAACAAGAGGAGTTGAAGTAGAGTTTTTAAATGGAAAATTTGTAATAAAATATCATATTGTTGTCTCAAAAGGAATAAATATAAAAGAAGTTATAAATAACTTAATTGAACAAGCAGAGTTTTCTTTTCAAAAAATGATTCATATAAAACCTAAAATTAAAGTCATAGTTGAAGAGGTTAAGGAGGAATAATTTTGGACTATCTTGATAAAGATTTTTTTCTTAACTTCTTTTATTTAGGATACAAAGAAGTTGAGAAAAGAAAAGAAGATATAAATAAATTAAATGTATTTCCAGTTCCTGATGGAGATACAGGAACAAATATGTATATGACTTTACAATCAAGTTGCGAAGAAATAAATAAAAATAATCCAAAAACCGTAGGAGAAGTGTCTCAATGTATAGCAAGAGGAAGCTTAATGGGGGCAAGAGGAAATTCTGGTGTTATTATGTCACAAATTTTTAAGGGAATGAATATTGTTTTAAAAGATAAAGATAAAATTACACCAAAAGATCTTTCGTTATCATTTATCGAAGGAGTTTCAAAGGCATATAAAGCAGTAATTAAACCAGTTGAAGGAACAATTTTAACTGTTGCTAAAAGTTTCGCAAAAACTTTATATGAAAAAATAAAAGAAGGTAAAAATTTAGAAGATGCATTTTTAGATGCAATTATAAAAGGGAGAGAAACTCTTAAAAAAACTCCTGAGATGTTGAGCATTTTGAAAGAAGCAGGTGTTGTTGACGCAGGAGGACTTGGATTTATTTTTTTTGTTGAAGGTGCATATAAAGCAATTAAAGGAAGAGAAGTTGAATTAGAAAAAATTGAATTAAAAGAACCTAGGAAATTTGAAAAATTAATTTATCCTTATGATGTTGTTATTCTTCTCTCAACAAATTTAAAAGAAGAATCTATTATGAAAGATTTTAATATAGAGGGAGATTCTTTAATTGTTGGAAAAGAAGAAGATTTCTTTAAAATTCATTATCATACCAATAATTTGTTTGATTTAATAAACTATTTCAATCAAAGGGGTACAGTAATAAAAATAAATGTTGAAAACATGCAATATGAAGTTGATAAATTAAAAGAAAAGAAAAAAGATGTCGGATTTATAGCAGTATCTCGAGGTAAAGGATTTGAAAAAATTTTGAAAGAAGCCGGAGTTGATTATATAGTGGAGGGAGGACAATCTTTTAATCCTTCAACAAAAGAGATACTTGAGGGAATAGAAAGTGTAAATGCAGATAAAATAATTGTTTTTCCAAATAATTCAAATGTTTATTTTTCAGCTCTTCAAACAAAAGAGTTAACTAATAAAAAGATAGAAGTAATACCAACAAAGTCAATACCAGAATGCATCACTTCTCTTACAATGGTAGACAAAAACAAAAGTTTTGAAGAAATAATTGAAGATTTAAAAGAATATATTAAAAATATTAGAACTATTGAAGTTACGAAATCAATTAGAGATACAGTTTTTAATGGAACAAAAATTAATGAAGGAGACTTTATATCAATTTATGAAGATAGAATAGTTGGAGATAAAGAATCTCCTGAAAACTCATTAATTAAAATGCTTAAAACAATTGAGATTGAAGATGGAACTCTTATATCAATTTATTATGGAGAAGAAATCAACGAAGAGAAGGGCAAGCAACTGAAAGAAAAGCTTGAAGAATTATATCCTAATTGTGATATAGAAATTTACTATGGTGGTCAACCACTATATTATTACATAGTAGCATTGGAGTAAATATGATAAAAATAGTCATTGATTCTGGTTGTGATTTACCAGATGATTATTTAAAAGAAAAAGATATAAAGGTTATACCTTTATATTTAAAATTAAATGATAAATTTTTAAAAGATGGAGTTGATATTAAAGGAAAAGAATTTTTTAATATTTTAAAAGAAAACAAAAATATTAACACTTCGCAACCACCTCTTGAAGATTTTATAAATGTTTATAAAGATTTAATTGAAAAAGGTAATGAAGTAATTTCAATACATATAACTGGTAAAGGTTCTGGTACAGTTAATACTGCAAAAATTGCAAAGGAAGAGGTAGACAAAAATAAAATAGATGTTCTTGATTCTAATCATATTTCAGCATCATACGGTTTTATTGTAAAAAGAGTTCAAGAACTCATTGAAAAGGGTTTTTCAAGAAATGAAATTGTGAAAAAATTTAGTGAATTTATAGAAAAAGTTCAACTCATTTTTACTCTTAATACTCTTGAATATGTACACAAAGGAGGTAGAGTTAAAGATATTAAAACTATAGTATCAAATATTCTTGATATCAAACCAATTCTTATTATGAAAGATGGTTTACCTAAGATACACAAACTTATTAGGGGAAGAAAGAATTCTATAAAAGAATTGATAAAAAATGTTTTGGACCATTTAAAAAATGTTAAAAATTTTGAAATTGCTTTTTTGCATGGTGATGCTGAAGATGAAATAAATTTTGTAAAGGATGAAATTTTAAAAAATATAAAACCTAGTTTCTCTTTTACAAAACTTATAAGCTCTGCTCTTGGTGTTCATGCTGGACCTGGTTCTTTGGGAGTCGCAATAAATTTTATTGAGGAGGAGGTATGATTGAAAATTATAAATTAAAACCTAATCAAT encodes:
- a CDS encoding DegV family protein; its protein translation is MIKIVIDSGCDLPDDYLKEKDIKVIPLYLKLNDKFLKDGVDIKGKEFFNILKENKNINTSQPPLEDFINVYKDLIEKGNEVISIHITGKGSGTVNTAKIAKEEVDKNKIDVLDSNHISASYGFIVKRVQELIEKGFSRNEIVKKFSEFIEKVQLIFTLNTLEYVHKGGRVKDIKTIVSNILDIKPILIMKDGLPKIHKLIRGRKNSIKELIKNVLDHLKNVKNFEIAFLHGDAEDEINFVKDEILKNIKPSFSFTKLISSALGVHAGPGSLGVAINFIEEEV
- a CDS encoding NGG1p interacting factor NIF3 — encoded protein: MKLKDIYKLFIELGIKYDPRGKDEVLKLIEERKKEFEKLEEKEKEFFDLDSLFNPYGDTRILYGTGDEEIQSLIAGIDIDSAEVMLGKNLNFDLVLAHHPRGIGLLNLPDVMRLQEDALIHHGIPINIGQKLMAKRISEVDRALTPQNAYRAIDTARLLNLPFMCVHTPSDNAVHSYLTNIFEKEKPKYLKDVIEVLLTIPEYREAKKLGFGPKIFSGDLKSKAGKIVVDMTGGTEGAKELMKKFSDAGIGTIIGMHFSEEHRKEAEEALINLVVAGHMSSDSLGLNLLLDELEKKGIKIETFSGLIRVKRI
- a CDS encoding DAK2 domain-containing protein: MDYLDKDFFLNFFYLGYKEVEKRKEDINKLNVFPVPDGDTGTNMYMTLQSSCEEINKNNPKTVGEVSQCIARGSLMGARGNSGVIMSQIFKGMNIVLKDKDKITPKDLSLSFIEGVSKAYKAVIKPVEGTILTVAKSFAKTLYEKIKEGKNLEDAFLDAIIKGRETLKKTPEMLSILKEAGVVDAGGLGFIFFVEGAYKAIKGREVELEKIELKEPRKFEKLIYPYDVVILLSTNLKEESIMKDFNIEGDSLIVGKEEDFFKIHYHTNNLFDLINYFNQRGTVIKINVENMQYEVDKLKEKKKDVGFIAVSRGKGFEKILKEAGVDYIVEGGQSFNPSTKEILEGIESVNADKIIVFPNNSNVYFSALQTKELTNKKIEVIPTKSIPECITSLTMVDKNKSFEEIIEDLKEYIKNIRTIEVTKSIRDTVFNGTKINEGDFISIYEDRIVGDKESPENSLIKMLKTIEIEDGTLISIYYGEEINEEKGKQLKEKLEELYPNCDIEIYYGGQPLYYYIVALE
- a CDS encoding TldD/PmbA family protein: MRGKDEIIKILRKGIDVSKVDEIELLYLGKESTLTRFANNTIHQNVKETNSQIRVRVIKNKKIGFVETNNLTEEGVIKAVKDAEEIAEYSKEDPDFVKLPEKDNYIEIKTFYEENLKVNPEDLANKVSNLVKLSEKYNLIASGALSLDLEEYAILNSRGIEAYSPYSSITFSTVIMSENSSGYGDRFALRFSELNEIDLAEEVIYRVLMGKNPIDLEPNKYEVILTPYAVEDILFFFAYLSFGAKSFHQDTSFMSGKLGEKVFGENITIWDDGLDPSGAPIVFDFEGVSKKRVNLIENGIAKGVVYDSYHAFKYGKENTGHSLPQPNSIGPFALNLFMKEGESNVEDMIKNVKKGVFVSRFHYTNPLDPKRVIITGMTRDGTFLIEDGKITTPVKNMRFTQNMVELMNNVVEISKERKVQKGGAHVSVVPYIRVKEFNFTGKTEF
- a CDS encoding TRAP transporter large permease, whose protein sequence is MFAALLLFGIFFILIILGAPIGTSIGIAGVLGTVYYKLGITMISRNFASGIAKFPLIAIPFFVLAGVLMSKGGLAKKISDFIILVVGRSVGGLAIAAVVTATFWGAISGSGPATAAAIGLIFIPAMIKQGYGDLFSAAVVAAASGLAIIIPPSIAFIVYGNITGVSVAAIFLGGILPGLVVSGTLIVITYLISKRRNYRGTEKRGTTKEILIALKDAIWAILAPVIILGSIYAGVATPTEAAVISVFYSLFVGIFVYKSLNLKTLIESLIETSITSAVVMFVVTFAGIFSIAEARLGILDLAAKGVINISKNPIIFLLLVDIVFLIAGFFLDAISIMYVVMPIFLPVLKSFGVDPLFFGVAVTVACAIGQITPPVAVNLYVTANLVKKPLDQVAKEIWPFVLFTIVGLLIVTYAPKLSLLIPIASKLYVP
- a CDS encoding TldD/PmbA family protein; the encoded protein is MKDEVRWIMEEAKKRGVNYGDVRVIEDEVETIDTENGTVQGIGKSISKGFGIRVLLNGSWGFSSSSKIDKYEMIKVLDEAISIAKASQIVKKEDVILSPVDIFEDEYHENYKLDPFSISLDKKLALLLECDKIMSQFKAVKIRRGSLYFLKQNKYFASTEGSYIFQERIVSGAGIEAYAIGDTGEVQRRSYPASLGGDFSRKGYEFIEELKLIENSERIAKQSVDLLNAKPCPQGYMDIVISGDQMALQVHESLGHPAELDRVFGMEASYAGTSFLTPEKLGKFQYGSKIVNITADATTPYALGGFKYDDEGVPAQRVYLVKDGIFVGYLTSRETAHKVGLKPIGAMRADGWNRIPLIRMTSINLEPGNLSFEELIGGIKEGIYVETNKSWSIDDKRLNFQFGCEIGWEIKDGKLGEMIKNPTYTGITYEFWRSCDGIGNKDLWHVWGLPNCGKGEPTQIMQVSHGTSPARFRNVRVGVIR
- a CDS encoding AtpZ/AtpI family protein translates to MKNKSFLQIVFEVIFIFLLTTLGLGLLGYLIDKKLNSFPLFILIFSIVGIIVSLYLLFIYNKNI
- a CDS encoding Asp23/Gls24 family envelope stress response protein: MKGKSFIHKNAIRDIAILSALRCYGIVGMAPINLIQKIEKALGSSEATRGVEVEFLNGKFVIKYHIVVSKGINIKEVINNLIEQAEFSFQKMIHIKPKIKVIVEEVKEE
- the htpX gene encoding zinc metalloprotease HtpX, which translates into the protein MKKTLYELIAENKRRTTFFLIIFSIILFLIGYLFVYALEWGISGLILIAIFIIFYNLVVYYNSDKIALLSVGATPADRDKFYVLHNVVEEVAIAAGIPKPKVYIMNEQQPNAFATGRNPQNASICVTTGLLEMMNREELQGVISHEISHIRNYDILLMTVIGIVVGLIVLLRDIFLRSVFFFGGGTRKREKEGGNAIFMVIAIILAIVSPILVALIRAAISRQREFLADADGAYIIRNPYGLASALKKLSEYQKPMKNPSEATAHLFIRSPFSGEKLFATHPPIEERIKRLLSLTFK
- a CDS encoding TRAP transporter small permease subunit; the protein is MRKYSIEEILSSIILAIMAIIAFINVLSRYLFKLSIAATEELEVNFFVWLTVIGIALAFEKDSHLNMTIVFNKFPKLMKKISILISSFLSMVLFGIVNYFAIREIYMDLTLFHMRSEALNIPNWIYVIGIPIFSIFVFKKIITSTIKKIKELK
- a CDS encoding LemA family protein: MFGWIILGVVLIALFWFIGTYNMFITLKNRVKNAWAQIDVQLKRRYDLIPNLVETVKGYAKHEREVFERVTDLRTRAMSAGSIKDIGEANNQLTGALKTLFAVAENYPELKANENFLKLQEELTNTENKIAFSRQFYNDIVMNFNAAQERIPAVFVARIMGLTPAEYYPVPEEERGPIRVSF